The following proteins are co-located in the Helicobacter pylori genome:
- a CDS encoding type III restriction-modification system endonuclease yields MKIKFKRLDYQEKCLNQILGVFKGIDLREPEKDIQRIANPVFETEALKNVLLENIEDLRSEQKITQGSVGINQSLNCDILMETGTGKTFCFLECVYALHKNYHLSKFIVLVPSNAIKLGVLKSVEITREFFKSEYSTHLESYEDVERFILASNHKCCVLVMTDAAFRSEKKNVINKSCLENTNLFNGAKSYMQALASIRPIVILDEPHRFLGDKTKKKLKEFNALITLRFGATFKDDYNNLIYALDSKKAFDNGLVKSISVASVGESDEYFLELKETNKKQNEATINYTNLENKTQSVKVKTHDNLGALTHISALEDYIVENITKNEVCFLNGVNLLLDQKEPFSYFVEGEQEVMLKEAIKSHFEREEGLFKKGIKALCMVFISGVNSYLSENEQPAKLALLFEKLYQQELEEVLKKPLDENYRAYLERAREDIKRVHGGYFAKSKKEGDKDQVIALILKEKEKLLSFDSDLRFIFSQWALQEGWDNPNVMTICKLAPSSSNITKLQQIGRGLRLAVNDNGERITKEHADFDFVNELVVIVPQVEGDFVGAIQQEISEHSLIKQVFSGEELEKSGMVKKGYYGALFEKLEGLGFGEKTDDENFKLTLNQNEFLKKEPELENLKNETYLDLEKLKDFLKDRLVGNPRVRNKNERKTEKIKINKENFKKFETLWAGLNHQARIAYAIDSESLIDEIVKNINSSFNVSSKSVLVTTHKKVETMGNNATTKTFERESVCVWSLHEFISTLSNKVKLSFESVAKVLENIDENKFNEIKKNEQESLKRLEDLFLEIIYQNIKDKISYQMRETTIKNKKNDAFYDEKGEIREFLDGSLGTDKYEIKNASVREKCLYENFMQVESEIEKDTIEESNDTKIIVFGKLPRVKIPIGLNQTYSPDFGYVVENNDKKVLLVVETKGVDKKGELRPEEERKISTAKKFFEALKKQGVNIEYKTKLNNDQLSALINEVLNRKD; encoded by the coding sequence GTGAAAATCAAATTCAAACGATTGGATTATCAAGAAAAATGCTTGAATCAGATTTTAGGGGTGTTTAAGGGGATTGATTTGAGAGAGCCAGAAAAGGATATTCAAAGGATTGCTAACCCTGTTTTTGAAACAGAAGCGCTCAAAAATGTTTTATTAGAAAATATTGAGGATTTACGATCCGAGCAAAAAATAACCCAGGGAAGCGTGGGGATTAATCAGTCGTTAAACTGCGATATTTTAATGGAAACAGGTACCGGGAAGACCTTTTGCTTTTTGGAATGCGTTTATGCCTTGCACAAAAACTACCATTTGTCAAAATTTATCGTTTTAGTGCCAAGCAACGCCATTAAATTAGGGGTTTTAAAGAGTGTTGAAATCACAAGAGAATTTTTTAAAAGCGAATATTCTACGCATTTAGAAAGCTATGAAGATGTAGAAAGATTCATTCTAGCGAGTAACCATAAATGCTGTGTGTTGGTGATGACTGATGCTGCCTTTAGGAGTGAGAAAAAAAATGTTATCAATAAATCATGCTTAGAAAACACGAATCTATTCAATGGTGCAAAAAGTTACATGCAAGCTTTAGCCAGTATCCGCCCTATCGTGATCTTAGACGAACCGCACCGATTTTTGGGCGATAAAACAAAGAAAAAATTAAAAGAATTCAACGCTTTAATCACGCTCAGGTTTGGGGCGACTTTTAAAGATGATTATAATAATTTGATTTACGCGCTAGACAGCAAAAAAGCGTTTGATAATGGGCTAGTGAAAAGCATTAGCGTGGCGTCTGTGGGGGAGAGTGATGAGTATTTTTTAGAGCTTAAAGAGACTAACAAAAAACAAAATGAAGCGACGATCAACTACACGAATTTAGAAAATAAAACTCAAAGCGTCAAAGTCAAAACGCATGATAATTTAGGCGCGCTAACTCATATCAGCGCTTTAGAAGATTACATTGTAGAAAACATCACTAAAAATGAGGTGTGTTTTTTGAACGGCGTTAATTTGTTACTGGATCAAAAAGAGCCTTTTTCTTATTTTGTAGAGGGCGAACAAGAAGTGATGCTGAAAGAAGCGATAAAAAGCCATTTTGAAAGAGAAGAAGGGCTTTTTAAAAAGGGGATTAAAGCCTTGTGCATGGTTTTTATTAGCGGGGTGAATAGCTATTTAAGCGAAAATGAACAGCCGGCCAAATTAGCCCTTTTATTTGAAAAACTTTACCAACAAGAGCTTGAAGAAGTCTTAAAAAAGCCTTTAGATGAAAATTATAGAGCGTATTTAGAGCGTGCTAGAGAAGACATTAAAAGAGTGCATGGAGGGTATTTCGCTAAAAGCAAGAAAGAGGGCGATAAAGACCAAGTGATCGCACTCATTTTAAAAGAAAAAGAAAAATTGCTGAGTTTTGATTCCGATCTCAGGTTTATTTTTTCGCAATGGGCGTTGCAAGAGGGGTGGGATAACCCTAATGTGATGACGATTTGCAAATTAGCCCCCAGCTCTTCTAATATCACTAAATTGCAACAAATCGGTAGGGGGCTAAGGCTCGCTGTGAATGATAATGGCGAACGCATCACTAAAGAGCATGCTGATTTTGATTTTGTCAATGAATTGGTGGTGATCGTGCCGCAAGTGGAGGGGGATTTTGTGGGAGCGATCCAGCAAGAGATAAGCGAACACAGCTTGATCAAACAAGTATTCAGTGGGGAAGAGCTAGAAAAAAGCGGCATGGTTAAAAAAGGGTATTACGGGGCTTTATTTGAAAAGTTGGAGGGTTTGGGTTTTGGAGAAAAAACAGATGATGAAAACTTTAAACTCACCCTCAATCAAAACGAATTTTTAAAAAAAGAGCCGGAACTAGAAAATTTAAAAAATGAAACATACTTGGATCTTGAAAAATTAAAAGATTTTTTAAAAGATCGCTTAGTTGGCAATCCTAGAGTTAGGAACAAAAACGAGCGAAAAACTGAAAAAATCAAAATCAATAAAGAAAATTTTAAAAAATTTGAAACCTTATGGGCAGGTTTGAACCATCAAGCCCGAATCGCTTATGCCATTGATAGCGAGAGCTTGATTGATGAGATTGTCAAAAATATTAATTCTTCTTTTAATGTCAGTTCAAAAAGCGTTTTGGTTACGACGCATAAAAAAGTAGAAACGATGGGAAATAACGCTACTACAAAGACTTTTGAGCGAGAAAGCGTATGCGTGTGGAGTCTGCATGAATTTATCAGCACCTTGTCTAATAAGGTGAAATTGAGTTTTGAAAGCGTGGCTAAAGTGTTAGAAAACATTGATGAAAACAAGTTTAATGAAATTAAAAAAAACGAACAAGAGAGTTTAAAACGCTTAGAAGATCTGTTTTTGGAAATCATTTATCAAAATATTAAAGATAAAATTTCCTATCAAATGCGCGAAACGACGATTAAAAACAAAAAAAACGATGCGTTTTATGATGAAAAGGGAGAAATTAGAGAGTTTTTAGACGGGAGTTTGGGGACGGATAAATATGAGATTAAAAATGCAAGTGTTCGAGAAAAATGCCTGTATGAAAATTTCATGCAAGTGGAGAGCGAGATTGAAAAAGACACGATTGAAGAATCTAACGACACTAAAATCATTGTTTTTGGCAAGCTCCCTAGGGTTAAAATCCCAATAGGGTTAAATCAAACTTATAGCCCTGATTTTGGGTATGTGGTTGAAAATAACGATAAAAAAGTGTTGTTAGTGGTAGAAACTAAGGGGGTTGATAAAAAAGGCGAATTACGCCCTGAAGAAGAGCGGAAAATCTCAACCGCTAAGAAATTTTTTGAAGCTTTAAAAAAGCAAGGCGTGAATATTGAATACAAAACCAAATTGAATAATGATCAATTGAGTGCGTTGATCAATGAAGTTTTAAATCGTAAAGATTAG
- a CDS encoding site-specific DNA-methyltransferase yields MNAAFKERRFILVQLDEKIDPKKNKSAHDFCLNTLKSISPSIFDITEERIKRAGVKIKEACPDLDVGFQAFEIIDDETHANDKNLSQAHQKDLFAYSNPEKRGTQTILIKLLGCEGLDLTTPIICLIENALYLAQNTAFIVGDIEMSEVLENLKDKGVEKISMYMPAISNDRLCLELGSNLFDLKLESGDLKIRG; encoded by the coding sequence TTGAACGCCGCATTTAAAGAAAGGCGCTTCATTCTCGTCCAGTTAGATGAAAAAATTGATCCCAAGAAAAACAAAAGCGCGCATGATTTTTGTTTGAACACCCTAAAATCCATCTCCCCAAGCATTTTTGACATCACCGAAGAAAGGATTAAAAGAGCGGGGGTTAAAATCAAAGAAGCTTGCCCCGATTTAGATGTGGGGTTTCAAGCGTTTGAAATCATTGATGATGAAACGCATGCTAATGATAAAAATCTCAGTCAAGCCCATCAAAAGGATTTGTTCGCTTATTCTAACCCTGAAAAAAGGGGAACCCAAACGATTTTAATCAAGCTTTTAGGCTGTGAGGGTTTGGATCTCACTACGCCTATAATTTGCTTGATTGAAAACGCCTTGTATCTGGCTCAAAATACGGCTTTCATTGTGGGGGATATAGAAATGAGTGAGGTTTTAGAAAACTTGAAAGATAAAGGGGTGGAAAAAATTAGCATGTATATGCCCGCTATCAGTAACGATAGGCTGTGTTTGGAATTGGGCAGTAATTTGTTTGATTTGAAATTAGAGAGCGGCGATTTAAAGATTAGGGGGTAG
- a CDS encoding site-specific DNA-methyltransferase, whose product MQNKEISEEKSVNEKNVEVFNRYFPGCLSIENDNKLTLDTKKLKALLGDFSEVKEEGYGLDFVGKKIALNQAFKKNHKILKPLNESTSKHILIKGDNLDALKILKQSYSEKIKMIYIDPPYNTKNENFIYGDDFSQSNEEVLKQLDYSKEKLDYIKNLFGSKSHSGWLSFMYPRLLLARDLLKQDGVIFISIDDNEAAQLKLLCDEIFGEGNFVAEIVRNTNSSKNQSLFISVSHEYCLIYAKNISFLSKKHENDKWQIPKNNVKEYYSRVKTLQNKNLSNDEITEELKELTKYPRFMDFTNYWYFDEKGLYRKDNLGGVKNGNKFKIINPLTNQEDPIPPGGFRYSKEKLQELIKYDRIHFHTDGSLPTLKRYLDENHTQRPKSIMSDDQRPDYALLQELFNGIMVFDNPKQMAFMQRIIGIATEKGDIILDFFAGSGTTAHAVLESNKSDYQKLSEGGGGYLMA is encoded by the coding sequence ATGCAAAATAAAGAAATTAGTGAAGAAAAAAGCGTTAATGAAAAAAATGTAGAGGTTTTTAATCGTTATTTTCCCGGTTGCTTGAGTATAGAAAATGATAACAAGCTCACGCTAGACACAAAAAAATTAAAAGCGTTACTAGGGGATTTTAGCGAGGTAAAAGAAGAGGGCTATGGGTTGGATTTTGTGGGTAAGAAAATCGCTTTAAATCAAGCTTTTAAGAAAAATCATAAGATTTTAAAGCCCTTAAATGAATCCACGAGCAAGCACATTCTCATCAAGGGCGACAATTTAGACGCTCTCAAAATCTTAAAACAAAGCTATAGTGAAAAAATCAAAATGATCTACATTGACCCCCCTTACAACACGAAAAACGAGAATTTTATTTATGGCGATGATTTCTCACAATCCAATGAAGAGGTTTTAAAACAATTGGACTATTCTAAAGAAAAGCTGGATTATATCAAGAATCTTTTTGGGTCAAAAAGCCATAGCGGGTGGCTTAGCTTCATGTATCCTAGATTGCTACTCGCTAGAGATTTGCTCAAACAAGACGGCGTGATTTTCATCAGCATTGACGATAACGAAGCCGCCCAACTCAAACTTTTATGCGATGAGATTTTTGGGGAGGGGAATTTTGTAGCTGAAATTGTTAGGAATACTAATAGTTCTAAAAATCAAAGTTTGTTTATTTCTGTTTCGCATGAATATTGTTTAATTTATGCAAAAAATATTTCATTTTTAAGTAAAAAACATGAAAATGATAAATGGCAAATTCCAAAAAATAATGTTAAAGAATATTATTCAAGGGTTAAGACTTTACAAAATAAAAATTTAAGTAATGATGAAATTACAGAAGAATTAAAAGAACTAACAAAATATCCAAGATTTATGGATTTTACAAATTATTGGTATTTTGATGAAAAAGGGCTTTATCGTAAGGATAATTTGGGAGGTGTAAAGAATGGTAATAAGTTTAAGATTATAAACCCCTTGACTAATCAAGAAGACCCTATTCCGCCCGGTGGATTTAGATATTCCAAAGAAAAATTACAAGAGTTAATTAAATACGATCGCATTCATTTCCATACAGATGGGAGTTTGCCTACTCTTAAAAGATATTTAGATGAAAATCATACACAGCGTCCTAAATCTATAATGAGTGATGATCAACGCCCTGACTATGCCCTATTACAAGAATTGTTTAATGGGATTATGGTTTTTGATAATCCTAAGCAAATGGCATTTATGCAGAGAATTATTGGGATCGCTACCGAAAAAGGCGACATCATCTTAGATTTTTTCGCCGGGAGCGGGACAACCGCGCATGCCGTGTTAGAGAGTAATAAGAGCGATTATCAAAAATTAAGTGAGGGGGGGGGGGGTTATTTAATGGCTTGA
- a CDS encoding class I SAM-dependent DNA methyltransferase, translated as MDYKKLDLPNTNYPNQEQLKAFETAFNAFLETNQQENENHHNDAFNDLLKGVFKYKVKPTKKIDSAILNENNKVEVIIEFKALKNPNEFIKKGDLNVKAFHESLLYYLTERKDGNNNLKHLILVTIKELYIIDANEFEVFNKDKEIQKAFENCHDKKGNDPRTKAFYDACQKRLNELDRSLKYYHISLKKENLALIYQALSPNFLLKIPKYSDANTLNKDFYEELLYILGLEEKNEKGKTLIKPSRTKNSLSYALKEKYKNLDDEEVMALLIAWNNRILFLRLLESLLISFKHFENPFLTTENFKDFNALNTLFFEVLAMKNSERSLNKEDKILEKIPYLNSSLFDETPLELEGYRIRSLDNEPLEIYPKSVLKKHEEYQEQKDLPLLKYLFEFLRVYDFTTTPKDIKDNQNKSESRLINPSVLGLVFEKLNGYKEGSFYTPSFITSYMCKESITPIVLDKFNATYQWDCENLKALREKIDRNFSNEKAKEYLNTLLTLRICDPAVGSGHFLVSALNEMVRVAYKLGLIASLYRCELRLENDEIIIHTPEDKVFKYTIPHSENDPHHQIQKELFNLKKDIIENCLFGVDINPNSCEITKLRLWIELLKYSYYIFEEGKNTNNLETLPNIDINIKCANSLISRFNLNDDLKKIPNIKKKIQEYKDLVAQYKDPNPFYPLNKQDLINKIQDLKNTFSLTLKDPKTKAELEKAIEKHIKKYNFFALDDKSLLAGLDYFIPSLFGTPKLSPKEEEEAFASYGRIRALRKKLDDALSGGEYHNAFEWRFEFPEVLDDEGDFLGFDCIIGNPPYIRQEQIKEIKPLLQKQYRDFYNSTADIYTYFFALSYHLLKDKGFNAFITSNKYARAKYGAKLREWLLKKTTLASYMELNALKVFESATVDTSIMSFIKQTPPKESDFRYYEPTPDDKSDLKSARSLSMRQNALLTESFIFANTSLLDLRDKMESVGTPLKDWDIQIYRGILTGANEAFIIPTEKRDEILKNCDDAQKDERGMSERERTKELIKPILRGKDIKRYRYEWADLWVIATFPSLKLDIDDYPSLKTYLSQFRPRIDQSGEKGCRKKTSNQWFETQDTIAYHGDFEKEKIVYGEIVQEPRFYLDNGECELGYFYAEATSFILTGEHLHYLLGMLHSKLITFAFKTFYAGGGLGESGYRYKKAFIERLPIPKITPENQKLAHKITDCAKAILEAKGKDPKANTQKLEKEIDVLVYQLYNLTDEEIKIIEEGQEIKS; from the coding sequence ATGGATTATAAAAAATTAGATTTACCCAACACAAACTACCCAAATCAAGAGCAACTGAAAGCTTTTGAAACCGCTTTTAACGCCTTTTTAGAAACCAACCAACAAGAAAATGAAAATCACCACAACGACGCTTTTAATGATTTATTGAAAGGTGTTTTTAAATACAAGGTTAAGCCCACCAAAAAAATAGACAGCGCTATTCTTAATGAAAATAACAAAGTGGAGGTGATCATTGAATTTAAAGCCCTTAAAAACCCCAACGAATTTATTAAAAAGGGCGATTTGAATGTTAAAGCCTTTCATGAAAGCCTTTTGTATTATCTCACAGAAAGAAAAGATGGTAATAACAACCTTAAGCATCTTATCTTAGTCACTATTAAAGAGCTTTATATCATTGATGCAAACGAATTTGAGGTTTTTAATAAAGATAAAGAAATTCAAAAAGCCTTTGAAAATTGCCATGATAAAAAGGGTAACGATCCACGCACAAAAGCGTTTTATGACGCTTGCCAAAAACGCCTTAATGAGCTTGATCGTTCTTTGAAATACTACCATATCTCTCTCAAAAAAGAAAATTTAGCCCTAATCTATCAAGCCCTAAGCCCTAATTTTTTGCTCAAAATTCCAAAATATTCTGACGCTAACACGCTTAACAAAGATTTTTATGAAGAATTGCTTTACATTTTAGGGTTAGAAGAGAAAAATGAAAAGGGGAAAACTTTAATCAAGCCCAGCCGCACCAAAAACTCCCTAAGTTATGCCCTAAAAGAGAAATACAAAAATTTAGACGATGAAGAAGTCATGGCGTTACTGATTGCTTGGAATAACCGTATCTTGTTTTTACGGCTTTTAGAAAGCCTTTTAATTTCTTTCAAGCATTTTGAAAATCCTTTCTTAACCACAGAAAACTTTAAAGATTTCAACGCCCTAAACACCCTCTTTTTTGAAGTCCTAGCCATGAAAAACAGCGAGCGTTCTTTAAATAAAGAAGACAAGATTTTAGAAAAAATCCCTTATTTGAATTCCAGTTTGTTTGATGAAACACCTTTGGAATTAGAGGGGTATAGAATAAGATCACTCGATAACGAGCCTTTAGAGATTTATCCTAAATCCGTTCTCAAAAAACACGAAGAATACCAAGAACAAAAAGATTTGCCGTTGCTAAAATACCTTTTTGAATTTTTGCGCGTTTATGATTTCACCACCACCCCTAAAGACATTAAAGATAATCAAAATAAGAGCGAAAGCCGTTTGATTAACCCTAGCGTTTTAGGGCTTGTTTTTGAAAAACTCAACGGCTATAAAGAGGGGAGCTTTTATACCCCAAGCTTCATCACAAGCTACATGTGCAAAGAGAGTATCACGCCGATTGTGTTGGATAAATTCAACGCCACTTATCAGTGGGACTGCGAAAATCTAAAAGCGTTGCGAGAAAAAATAGACAGAAATTTTTCAAATGAAAAAGCTAAAGAATACCTAAACACGCTTTTAACCTTACGCATTTGCGATCCGGCGGTGGGGAGCGGGCATTTTCTAGTCTCTGCGCTCAATGAAATGGTGCGGGTTGCTTACAAGCTAGGGCTTATTGCTTCCTTGTATCGTTGCGAGCTTAGATTAGAAAACGATGAAATCATCATCCACACGCCAGAGGATAAAGTCTTTAAATATACCATACCGCATAGCGAAAACGATCCCCACCACCAAATCCAAAAAGAACTTTTTAATCTTAAAAAAGACATCATTGAAAACTGCCTTTTTGGCGTGGATATTAACCCCAATTCTTGCGAAATCACCAAGCTTAGGCTATGGATAGAGCTTTTAAAATACAGCTATTATATTTTTGAAGAGGGTAAGAACACTAACAATCTTGAAACCCTCCCCAACATTGACATTAACATCAAGTGCGCTAACAGCTTGATCTCACGCTTTAATTTGAATGATGATCTCAAAAAGATCCCCAATATCAAGAAAAAAATCCAAGAATACAAAGATTTAGTCGCTCAATACAAAGACCCAAACCCTTTCTATCCCTTAAATAAGCAAGATCTTATCAACAAAATCCAAGACTTAAAAAACACTTTTTCCCTCACACTCAAAGACCCTAAAACCAAAGCAGAGCTTGAAAAGGCTATTGAAAAACACATCAAAAAATACAATTTCTTTGCCCTAGACGATAAGAGCTTGCTAGCTGGGTTAGATTACTTTATCCCAAGCCTTTTTGGCACGCCAAAACTAAGCCCTAAGGAAGAGGAAGAGGCTTTTGCTTCTTATGGGCGTATTAGAGCTTTGAGAAAAAAGCTTGATGATGCCTTAAGTGGTGGAGAGTATCACAATGCGTTTGAATGGCGCTTTGAATTCCCTGAAGTGTTGGATGATGAGGGGGATTTTTTAGGCTTTGATTGCATCATTGGCAATCCGCCTTATATCCGCCAAGAACAAATCAAAGAAATAAAGCCTTTATTACAAAAGCAATACCGAGATTTCTACAACAGCACCGCTGACATTTACACCTACTTTTTTGCCCTGTCTTACCACCTTTTAAAAGACAAGGGGTTTAACGCTTTCATCACTTCCAACAAATACGCGCGAGCCAAATACGGCGCTAAATTAAGAGAATGGCTGCTCAAAAAAACCACCCTTGCCAGCTACATGGAGCTAAACGCCTTAAAAGTCTTTGAGAGCGCCACCGTGGATACAAGCATTATGAGTTTCATCAAACAAACGCCCCCCAAAGAGAGCGATTTTAGGTATTACGAACCCACCCCAGACGATAAAAGCGATTTGAAAAGCGCTCGCTCTTTATCCATGAGGCAAAACGCGCTTTTAACAGAAAGCTTTATTTTTGCCAACACCTCTCTTTTAGACTTAAGGGATAAAATGGAGAGTGTTGGCACCCCGCTCAAGGATTGGGATATTCAAATCTATCGTGGCATTTTAACCGGCGCTAACGAAGCCTTTATCATTCCCACTGAAAAAAGAGACGAAATCTTAAAAAACTGCGATGATGCGCAAAAAGATGAAAGGGGAATGAGCGAAAGAGAAAGAACAAAAGAGCTTATCAAGCCCATTTTAAGAGGGAAGGACATTAAAAGGTATCGTTATGAGTGGGCGGATTTGTGGGTGATAGCGACATTCCCAAGCCTTAAGCTTGATATTGATGATTATCCCTCTCTCAAAACTTATCTTTCACAATTCCGCCCTAGAATTGACCAAAGCGGTGAAAAAGGTTGCAGAAAGAAAACAAGCAATCAGTGGTTTGAAACTCAGGATACTATTGCTTATCATGGCGATTTTGAAAAAGAGAAAATTGTGTATGGCGAGATCGTGCAAGAGCCACGATTTTATTTAGATAATGGAGAATGCGAATTAGGGTATTTTTATGCAGAAGCCACGAGCTTCATTCTCACAGGAGAGCATTTGCACTATCTTTTAGGAATGTTGCATTCTAAATTGATTACTTTTGCTTTCAAAACTTTCTATGCAGGCGGAGGACTAGGCGAGAGTGGCTATCGCTATAAAAAGGCTTTTATAGAACGGCTTCCCATTCCTAAAATCACACCAGAAAACCAAAAATTAGCCCACAAAATCACCGATTGCGCAAAAGCAATCCTAGAAGCAAAAGGAAAAGACCCTAAAGCCAACACCCAAAAATTAGAAAAAGAAATTGACGTTTTAGTCTATCAGCTTTACAACCTCACCGATGAAGAAATTAAAATCATTGAAGAGGGGCAAGAAATAAAAAGCTGA
- the recG gene encoding ATP-dependent DNA helicase RecG: MQETDNLLKTLNMKSLLEALLVYTPKGYKDLNLLKHFELGLSGVLEVDILDKRNYAKVLKIFAYSKRFYKNLELVFFNYSAFHHNQFKTGESLFIYGKLEQSSFNQAYIINTPKILTEFGKISLIFKKVKNHKKIQENLQKLISLENLKKEGIKENIAHLLLEIFFPTPHFVKDFETNKNFPSQHLNALKYIEMLFYMKNLERKKLQFGAKIACPNNSEHLKAFIASLPFKLTNDQQNAIKEIQSDLTSSIACKRLIIGDVGCGKTMVILASMVLAYPNKTLLMAPTSILAKQLYNEALKFLPSYFEVELLLGGSHKKNHLFEKITHVVIGTQALLFDKRDLNEFALVITDEQHRFGTKQRYQLEKMASSKGNKPHSLQFSATPIPRTLALAKSAFVKTTMIREIPYPKEIETLVLHKRDFKIVMEKISEEIAKNHQVIVVYPLVNESEKIPYLSLSEGASFWQKRFKNVYTTSGQDKNKEEVIEEFREFGSILLATTLIEVGISLPRLSVMVVLAPERLGLATLHQLRGRVSRNGLKGYCFLCTIQEENERLEKFADELDGFKIAELDLEYRKSGDLLQGGEQSGNSFEYIDLAKDENIIAEVKQDFLKAVSVSHGTFEN; this comes from the coding sequence TTGCAAGAAACAGATAATTTATTAAAAACATTGAATATGAAATCGCTTTTAGAAGCCTTGCTTGTTTATACGCCTAAAGGCTATAAAGATTTGAATTTATTAAAACATTTTGAACTGGGCTTGAGCGGCGTTTTAGAAGTGGATATTTTAGATAAAAGAAACTACGCCAAAGTTTTAAAGATTTTTGCCTATTCCAAACGATTTTACAAAAATTTAGAGCTTGTTTTTTTCAATTACAGCGCATTCCATCATAACCAGTTTAAAACCGGCGAGAGTTTGTTTATTTATGGTAAATTAGAGCAAAGTTCTTTTAATCAAGCTTATATCATTAACACGCCTAAAATCCTTACCGAATTTGGAAAAATTTCTTTAATTTTTAAAAAAGTTAAAAATCATAAAAAAATACAAGAAAATTTACAAAAACTTATTTCTTTAGAAAATTTAAAAAAGGAAGGCATTAAAGAGAATATCGCGCATCTATTGTTAGAAATCTTTTTCCCCACGCCGCATTTTGTCAAGGATTTTGAAACGAATAAAAATTTCCCTTCACAACATTTAAATGCATTAAAATACATTGAAATGCTTTTTTATATGAAAAATTTAGAGCGCAAAAAATTGCAATTTGGCGCTAAAATCGCATGCCCTAATAACAGCGAGCACTTGAAAGCGTTTATCGCTTCTTTACCTTTTAAACTCACCAACGACCAACAAAACGCCATTAAAGAAATCCAAAGCGATCTCACTAGCTCTATAGCGTGCAAGCGTTTGATTATAGGCGATGTGGGGTGTGGGAAAACAATGGTGATTTTAGCGAGCATGGTATTAGCCTACCCTAATAAAACCCTTTTAATGGCGCCCACTTCCATTCTCGCTAAACAGCTTTATAACGAAGCCTTAAAATTTTTACCCTCTTATTTTGAAGTGGAATTACTGCTCGGCGGGAGCCATAAAAAAAATCATTTGTTTGAAAAAATCACGCATGTGGTTATAGGCACGCAAGCGTTGTTGTTTGATAAGCGCGATTTGAATGAATTTGCTTTAGTGATCACTGATGAACAGCACCGATTTGGCACCAAGCAGCGCTACCAATTAGAAAAAATGGCGAGCAGTAAGGGCAATAAACCCCATTCTTTGCAATTTTCCGCTACCCCCATTCCTCGCACTCTGGCTTTAGCCAAAAGCGCGTTTGTGAAAACGACCATGATTAGAGAAATCCCTTATCCTAAAGAAATTGAAACTCTGGTTTTGCATAAAAGAGATTTTAAAATAGTGATGGAAAAGATTAGCGAAGAAATCGCTAAAAACCATCAAGTCATTGTCGTTTATCCGCTGGTGAATGAGAGCGAAAAAATCCCGTATTTATCGCTCAGTGAGGGGGCAAGTTTTTGGCAAAAACGCTTTAAAAATGTTTATACCACTTCAGGGCAAGATAAAAATAAAGAAGAAGTGATTGAAGAATTTAGAGAGTTTGGGAGTATTCTTTTAGCGACTACGCTCATTGAGGTGGGCATTTCTTTACCACGATTGAGCGTGATGGTGGTTTTAGCACCCGAAAGGTTAGGCTTAGCGACTTTACATCAGTTAAGGGGGCGCGTTTCTCGTAATGGCTTGAAAGGCTATTGTTTTTTATGCACGATCCAAGAAGAAAACGAACGATTGGAAAAGTTTGCTGATGAATTAGACGGATTTAAAATCGCTGAATTGGATTTAGAATACAGAAAAAGCGGGGATTTACTCCAGGGTGGGGAGCAGAGCGGGAATAGTTTTGAATACATTGACTTAGCCAAAGATGAAAACATTATCGCTGAAGTGAAACAAGATTTTTTAAAGGCCGTTAGCGTTTCACATGGAACATTTGAAAATTGA